From a single Haladaptatus sp. R4 genomic region:
- the ndk gene encoding nucleoside-diphosphate kinase, translating to MSERTFVMVKPDGVQRGLIGEIVSRFEDRGLKMVGGKFMQISEELAHDHYGEHEGKPFFDGLVEFITSGPVFAMVWEGQDATRQVRRMMGETDPAESAPGTIRGDFGLDLGRNVIHGSDHEDEGANEREIGLFFDEEELVDYEQVDAEWLYE from the coding sequence ATGAGCGAACGAACCTTCGTGATGGTCAAGCCCGACGGCGTTCAGCGTGGTCTCATCGGGGAAATCGTCTCCCGATTCGAGGACCGCGGTCTGAAGATGGTCGGCGGCAAGTTCATGCAGATCAGTGAAGAACTCGCCCACGACCACTACGGTGAACACGAAGGCAAGCCGTTCTTCGACGGCCTCGTCGAGTTCATCACGTCCGGCCCAGTGTTCGCGATGGTTTGGGAAGGGCAAGACGCAACGCGACAGGTTCGCCGCATGATGGGCGAAACCGACCCAGCCGAATCCGCCCCGGGCACCATCCGTGGCGACTTCGGTCTCGACCTCGGCCGAAACGTGATCCACGGTTCGGACCACGAGGACGAGGGCGCAAACGAGCGCGAAATCGGCCTGTTCTTCGACGAAGAGGAACTGGTCGATTACGAGCAAGTCGACGCCGAGTGGCTGTACGAATAA
- a CDS encoding 2Fe-2S iron-sulfur cluster-binding protein, translating to MSEHRYRVELDWRDGGTETLRATDDESVLDAAEREGVGLPFGCRTGACATCTGRLLSGELQHEREPRALKSDSLADGYVLLCIARPKTDCRIEVGTAVHADLVTNPWK from the coding sequence GTGAGCGAGCACAGATATCGGGTCGAACTCGACTGGCGGGATGGCGGAACGGAAACGCTACGCGCAACTGACGACGAATCCGTGCTCGACGCCGCCGAACGGGAAGGGGTCGGCCTTCCCTTTGGCTGTCGGACCGGTGCGTGTGCCACCTGCACTGGTCGGTTGCTGTCCGGCGAACTCCAACACGAACGCGAACCGCGGGCGTTGAAATCGGATTCGCTGGCGGACGGTTACGTCCTGCTCTGTATCGCCCGGCCGAAAACCGACTGCCGAATCGAAGTCGGAACCGCGGTCCACGCCGACCTCGTGACGAACCCGTGGAAGTAG
- a CDS encoding ZIP family metal transporter → MFFPTSLVVGVLASSALVMGSSLGTFWTPPDDVVAAALAFSSGALITALTFDLFEEAFNMGGPWYAGAGLMTGAAVFVGADMLIDRYASSQSGFALLAGVTLDGVPENTALGVTIGGAGHVHYLTLLVAIFASNFPESLNGATDMQSQDYSRKDIIGLWVLVAGLLTAAVVIGSVVSAGFGDKLLSLVRAFAGGAVLASLAVTVIPEAFDEGGPLVALATAAGFLLTFVLTSG, encoded by the coding sequence GTGTTCTTTCCGACATCGCTCGTCGTCGGCGTGCTCGCTTCCAGCGCGCTGGTGATGGGTAGTTCACTCGGCACGTTCTGGACGCCGCCGGACGACGTGGTGGCGGCCGCGCTGGCCTTCTCCAGCGGCGCGCTCATCACCGCGTTGACCTTCGATTTGTTCGAAGAGGCGTTCAACATGGGCGGCCCGTGGTACGCCGGAGCGGGGTTGATGACCGGTGCGGCGGTGTTCGTCGGTGCCGATATGCTCATCGACCGTTACGCGTCGAGCCAGTCCGGTTTCGCCCTGCTGGCCGGTGTCACCCTCGACGGTGTTCCCGAGAACACCGCCCTCGGCGTCACCATCGGCGGCGCGGGACACGTCCATTATCTCACCCTGCTGGTCGCCATCTTCGCCTCGAACTTTCCCGAATCGCTCAACGGCGCGACGGACATGCAGAGTCAGGACTATTCGAGGAAGGATATCATCGGCCTCTGGGTGCTCGTCGCTGGACTACTGACCGCCGCCGTCGTTATCGGAAGCGTCGTCTCGGCCGGATTCGGGGACAAACTGCTCTCCCTCGTTCGGGCGTTCGCCGGAGGTGCGGTGCTCGCATCGCTCGCCGTGACCGTCATCCCCGAGGCGTTCGACGAAGGAGGACCGCTCGTCGCGCTCGCAACTGCGGCCGGGTTCCTCCTGACGTTCGTTCTGACGAGCGGGTAG
- a CDS encoding 50S ribosomal protein L24e yields the protein MPQTRECDYCGNDIEPGTGTMFVRVDGTTIHYCSAKCEKNADLGREPRDLEWTEAGQAESGNE from the coding sequence ATGCCACAGACACGCGAGTGCGATTACTGCGGAAACGACATCGAACCCGGCACGGGAACGATGTTCGTCCGCGTAGACGGAACGACCATCCACTACTGCTCCGCGAAGTGCGAGAAGAACGCCGACCTCGGGCGCGAACCGCGCGACCTCGAATGGACCGAGGCCGGCCAAGCAGAGAGTGGTAACGAATGA
- a CDS encoding GNAT family N-acetyltransferase has translation MPGPIFCSGERVELRTTEREDVDFIQRARTDPAIRTSLGFVRPYNHEQTEEFFENTISADNGDSNFLVCVDGEPVGEVNLFRVERDHGEIAYWLDSDWRGEGYATEAVSLLLRYAFGTRGLHRVFARIGGFNDGSRGLVERLGFQREGRLRDHTFWRGEYHDTFVYGLLREEWNGGFESHE, from the coding sequence ATGCCTGGCCCCATCTTCTGCTCCGGTGAACGAGTCGAACTCAGGACGACCGAACGGGAGGACGTCGACTTCATCCAGCGCGCTCGAACTGATCCGGCCATCCGAACGTCGCTCGGGTTCGTCCGACCGTACAACCACGAGCAGACCGAGGAGTTCTTCGAAAACACGATTTCGGCGGACAACGGCGATTCGAACTTCCTCGTCTGCGTGGACGGCGAACCGGTCGGCGAGGTGAACCTGTTCCGCGTCGAGCGCGACCACGGCGAAATCGCCTACTGGCTCGATTCCGACTGGCGGGGCGAGGGCTACGCGACGGAAGCCGTTTCCCTGCTCCTCCGGTACGCCTTCGGCACCAGAGGACTCCATCGCGTGTTCGCTCGAATCGGGGGTTTCAACGACGGGTCACGGGGACTCGTGGAGCGATTGGGATTCCAGCGGGAGGGCCGACTTCGTGACCACACGTTTTGGCGCGGGGAGTACCACGATACCTTCGTTTACGGCCTGCTCCGCGAGGAGTGGAACGGCGGTTTCGAGTCCCATGAATAA
- a CDS encoding selenium-binding protein SBP56-related protein, translated as MSDTETSESGAHEEHEHHHDVEGPGYATPQAAIEEAEREEIAYVPSLYVGTDVDAPDFLSVVDVNPESDTYTEVIDRVEMPNKGDELHHFGWNACSSSCHVEGLERRHLVVPGQRSSRLHIIDTKDRENPEIVKVIEPEEVYEYDLSAPHTVHCIPDGEILISMLGNEDGDLPGGFLELNDDFEIEGRWDPPGEMEMNYDFWYQPRHNVMVSSEWAAPKTYYPGFDLEDVEAGKYGHKLHFWDWTERQLQQTIDLGEEGMIPLEVRFLHSPESAHGYVGAALSSNIFHFYEREKEWFAEKVIDVESREHDDWDMPVPGLITDLVVSMDDRYLFFSNWLHGDVRMYDVSDPANPRLSDQLWAGGLFGPRHPTGEDDREVVAGPQMLQLSIDGERLYWTTSLFSTWDNQFYPEEKEKGSVMLKADVNPRKGTMTLDEDFLVDFGEMPNGPARAHEIRWPDGDCTSDVWQ; from the coding sequence ATGAGCGATACCGAAACATCGGAAAGCGGAGCGCACGAAGAGCACGAACATCACCACGACGTGGAGGGGCCGGGATATGCCACGCCGCAGGCCGCCATCGAGGAGGCCGAGCGCGAGGAAATCGCGTACGTGCCGTCGCTGTACGTCGGGACGGACGTGGACGCGCCGGACTTCCTGTCGGTCGTGGACGTGAACCCAGAGTCAGACACGTACACCGAGGTCATCGACCGCGTGGAGATGCCGAACAAGGGCGACGAACTACACCACTTCGGGTGGAACGCCTGTTCGTCGTCCTGCCACGTCGAGGGGTTGGAACGACGCCACCTCGTGGTACCGGGTCAACGCTCGTCCCGACTGCACATCATCGACACGAAGGACCGGGAGAACCCGGAAATCGTCAAAGTCATCGAACCCGAGGAGGTGTACGAGTACGACCTCTCGGCACCGCACACCGTCCACTGCATTCCGGACGGGGAAATCCTCATCTCGATGCTGGGGAACGAGGACGGCGACCTGCCGGGCGGTTTCCTCGAACTGAACGACGACTTCGAAATCGAGGGGCGATGGGACCCGCCGGGCGAGATGGAGATGAACTACGACTTCTGGTATCAGCCACGCCACAACGTGATGGTCTCCTCGGAGTGGGCCGCGCCGAAGACCTACTATCCGGGATTCGATTTGGAGGACGTCGAGGCGGGCAAGTACGGCCACAAACTCCACTTCTGGGACTGGACGGAGCGACAACTCCAGCAGACCATCGACCTCGGCGAGGAGGGCATGATTCCGCTGGAAGTCCGCTTCCTGCACAGTCCGGAGTCCGCCCACGGCTACGTCGGTGCGGCGCTCTCGTCGAACATCTTCCACTTCTACGAGCGCGAAAAGGAGTGGTTCGCGGAGAAGGTCATCGACGTCGAATCGCGCGAACACGACGACTGGGACATGCCGGTTCCCGGCCTCATCACCGACCTCGTCGTCTCGATGGATGATCGATACCTGTTCTTCTCGAACTGGCTCCACGGCGACGTGCGGATGTACGACGTGAGCGACCCGGCGAACCCGCGGTTGTCCGATCAACTCTGGGCCGGTGGACTGTTCGGTCCGCGACACCCGACGGGTGAGGACGATAGGGAAGTAGTCGCCGGACCGCAGATGCTCCAACTCAGCATCGACGGCGAGCGTCTCTACTGGACGACCTCGCTGTTCTCCACGTGGGACAACCAGTTCTACCCGGAGGAGAAAGAGAAGGGATCGGTGATGCTCAAAGCCGACGTAAACCCACGAAAAGGAACGATGACGCTGGACGAGGACTTCCTCGTGGACTTCGGCGAGATGCCGAACGGCCCCGCCCGGGCACACGAAATCCGGTGGCCTGACGGCGACTGCACGAGCGACGTGTGGCAGTGA
- the rpl7ae gene encoding 50S ribosomal protein L7Ae, whose amino-acid sequence MPVYVNYDVPADLQDRALDALEVARDTGSVKKGTNETTKAVERGNADLIYVAEDVTPEEIVMHLPELADEKGISFIFVETQDDVGHAAGLEVGSAAAAIVDAGEASDDVDDIASKVEELR is encoded by the coding sequence ATGCCAGTATACGTCAATTACGACGTCCCAGCTGACTTGCAGGACCGAGCGCTCGACGCGCTCGAAGTCGCACGGGACACAGGAAGTGTAAAGAAAGGAACGAACGAGACGACCAAGGCAGTCGAGCGCGGCAACGCCGACCTTATCTACGTCGCGGAAGACGTGACGCCGGAAGAAATCGTCATGCACCTGCCCGAACTCGCCGACGAGAAGGGAATCTCCTTCATCTTCGTCGAGACGCAGGACGATGTCGGTCACGCGGCCGGACTCGAAGTCGGCAGCGCTGCCGCCGCCATCGTTGACGCTGGCGAAGCCAGCGACGACGTGGACGACATCGCCTCGAAGGTCGAGGAACTTCGGTGA